A stretch of DNA from Megalops cyprinoides isolate fMegCyp1 chromosome 17, fMegCyp1.pri, whole genome shotgun sequence:
AAAGTAATATCAATGCCTTACATCAAACCCGGGAATCAGAGTTGCGGTTTGAATCAGAGCAGCTCACTGCGTCTCTCCCTGTTGAGTGTGTTGTGTCGGGTTTGGTTTCTGGCTGCGTGaatcaaacaggaagtgaactCCCGCGGCGTCTGTGCGCTTGTTGCAGTTACCAAAGTGAACGGAGAACAAGTGGGCAAACGTAGCGATTACTTCCGTCATCCAGATCGCCGTGGATTTTGGGGGTTGCGGACTGGCGTTGGACCAATTCGGCTATAGTACTGATGAAATTCTCTCCTCTTGACTCGCACGAAGCCGCCACAACTCATTCCCCTTCTAAGTATCGCATGTCGTGATTGCACGTTGAATAGTTATGCCGAACACTTTGATTTCTGTATTGGATTAAGACCCTTTTTCCTCAGAAGCACACCACTTTAAATTGCCGATTGCATTAAATTCAGCATGTTATCGTGGATGTAAAAGAGGCCTCACGTATCGGGCGCTGAGATTGCGAAACAGAACGTAGGCATACTTCATGAATGTTTGTGAGTAAATCTTTGCACGAGTGGATATCCGTGGGAATAAAGCTAAATAATGAGAGTCCTTTCCCGATTGAACTGAAGACAGGAAACCCCATGACACAGTCGCGCACCATAGCCTTTCGTCAATCttttgcagttttcagtttcTAAGGCCCCGGGATGTAGCGTCAAAGCATCGCAAGAGACCTTAGCCAGACAGGATTGGTCGATGCTTCCTTCGCAAACAACGCGCACTCGTCTTCATTTGGTCCAATTTTCCCATATGACGCGTCTGAGCCAATCATAGAAGGATGCGCATTTGTGAAGAGCGCAGCGTCTCGTCTGTACCAGAGCTGAAATTTCTGGAACCACGATTGAACTGAAGGAAAATTGCACGTTACGATTGTAGGCCTATGCCTCTATGCGTTAGCTAATATAATACTATACCGTAATATACTATAATGTTTTTAGATTTAAAATGTATCGGACTATTTTTGATAACAACATATCATGGCATTGAATTTAAAAGTGATGCAGTCATTTATGAGTTATATTAGAGTCGCCCTTATTACATTACTTACAAACGAGTAAAAAGTGTGTCAGTTGCGTGAAAGACGGTAGTTACGGAGCACAACCGACATCCGAACATGCGTCAGCCCTTACGCAGCGTTGTATTCAATAGTGCACGCATGgttcaataaacacacacacgctacacatAAGTGCAGTACAGCATACTGTAGGCTACACAGCGATAAGAATACAGGCGCCTCGgtgcagtctgaaaaggtgtGTGGGGAAAGGGCGACCAGGCGTCCTGAAATTCCACGACAGTGACCTGGCTGGTGTGTAGCTACAGTCGATGGAATGAAGATGAGATATTTGTCTCATCTCTCTGCATTGATTTTTAGCACGCGTAACACTGAGATAATGTAGACCGAACTAGATGTTGAGCCAAGTGATATTCTGCAATCACAATCGTTTTCGATCGTTTACAATATTCACTACGTATGTCCAACACTAATCAACATGGAATACGTACCTGTTATGTACGACACAGCACATGACACTCATTCACCGATGCTACCATCGTCTATTTTCAACCAAAATattaactgaaattcatttatgcttttgtttctATGACACCTTTATTAACGCAAGTAGTTATATTTATGTAGTCGCATTCTCTAATTCAGATTTTATTCATGGGAAGTAATCGGAATAATGGCAATCAATTTTTCCAAAGGAACAGAACTCAAAAATACACGTGATACAAGATCGTTTAATATCTACTGCCTCCTTGACACCAGTCATCAGTGTTCTTACCGTGAGCTGTCTTCAAACTGCTCATTTGAGACCAAACacttcagaatcagaatttagTTTATTGTTAAATAGGGTGCCCctacagggatttttttttgtacagaagTCTAGTGTGTTCCTCTCAATACTCTAATAATCTTTTCACAAGGAAGTGTCATATGAGATTAGTACATTTACCATTTGACTTTTTGAAGAAGTTATTTGATGACTTTGTCAGCAGGTATATAGTCAGTGATTTATTGTCTTTGTcataatacataaacacatacctAAGAAAAATAAAGGTAGATCATACCCACAAAGAGCATGATGTTTTCAGAGGCAGGTAGTAGGATCGAACTGggtttgtaaccgaaaggttaccaCACTGCTTCCCTGGCCATTGTACCCTCCAGCAATATTATCCTGAACTTCTTTAGTAAATATATGGGTTTGTCAATGGATATATTAAGATGTAAGCAAACTAAATTGCCCTGAATGTAAGCAATGTAAGCAAACTAAATTGCCCTGAATAAGAGAAAATACTTCGTATAAAGTTTGGACAATGTAACAGTACGGGGCAATGCATAATCCTGGATCTATCTCCAAGCATTGGCAAAgtgcagaatgaaaaaaaaaaaaaaaaaaaaaaacttcatacaaacattgtttgcaaaatgtcaaaatttatACCAGTTGACAGATGAGCACCATTCAGGAGCATAAAcaagtttatttcatttcatatcaatagcacattttgttttccctggCCAGGATTGTTCAAGAGTAATTCCAGCAGAGGAAGTATGAACAATTTACCTGACAATTATTTAAGCAGTATGTCTCAATAAGTATTCAGAAAAACTTATGCATCTGAAAATAAGACCCAGATTGTTTTGCCAGGCATTCAGTACATGGATTTTTCATGTATTGTTAATTATATGGTTGGTAAATTCAACCCAACTCTTTCTCAGAGGGAAATCCTTTATGAATTTATGGTCTGTAGAAATGTTTACCTGTACCCAGCACAGGCATCTCCTCAATTATATCTTACAATCCAAGCATCAAAGCCACTATGAAGCTCACTACAAATGCAAGCTGTATTGATCACATAATATTTAACTCTAAATTTAGTTCCTCCTATAGTAAAAAGATACCTTTTAAGAACTGGCATATGAAAACATGTACAAGTGAAAGAAGGCCACAGGTGGAAAACCTCCTGATAGCAACCTGTAGCATCACCATCATAGACCAAGCCTGAGCATACAATGTCCTCTGGCGCCATCTTGTGGTATGTAGCATAAAATCACAACATGAAAATATGCTCAAAATGCAATACACCTGCAAATCGTGGTACAACActtaacatgttttattttgagtaCAAAGAGTGATTAGCAAGTACAAAGACTTTTGATCATACTTTCATCCCAGATTCCTGTGagaaacacatggacacatttaatgtaagaaataaaaacaaggtaAAGATCAAAACGCCGCTCTCTGTTAAGTATTCTACACTGTGTGTTACATATAGCCTTTCAAACAAAACGTTTGACAGtgataaacaataaaatcaCTTACAAACACAATCTTTCATAAAGATAAAATGGTCAGTCCAGGAGTTAATTCAGGAAGTAACTGAACAGTCAAATGCAAGTGAGAggagaaatgcaaataaaggCTGTTGGTAGGAATTCTGAACACAGGCATGTAATTGCAGATTAATTTATCAAATCAGCCTGAACACAGAGTTATGCACCCACTTGCAAGGATTCTCCAGTATCAGGTACACAGAGAGGGGTGCAGTGTCATTTATTCAGTCTCCAGCGTTCATGCTTAATGACCTCTGTGACTTTTTCTGAGGTATACGAAGTTGGGTGCAATCTACCTTTCTACAGTAGCTCTACCTAAAAACAGTTccatacacataaaaacaaaccaaaatgttaaaaatcagACACAGTACACCCTTGCCATAGACGCTGCTTATACAAAGTGCCGCCGAGCTGCTGATTTGTGCGTGTGTTCTGGTCACTGGTGcctttttaatctgtgtgacCTTTTCCAAATGTCATGTCAATGATCCCAAACCAAATGACTGCCATATTTTGATGCTACCACAGACATCATATGGTTATGCCACAACattctgaaacattaaaaattggCATGTTTACGGCCTCAGTGTCTCAGTTTAACTGGAAATCTGCCGTTCCACTGATATCATGTCTGTTCAACCTAAGAAGCTTACAAAACCTATACAAGTTAAGCTAATTCCATGTCTGGCAACTTTAAATCTGGGAGAGCAATACAGAGCGCTactaaaataattcatttaccTCTTTTTTGTTTACATAGTTTTAGCCCATTTTATGTGTGctctactgtttttttctcttcactcCTCTgtgcatgaaacaaaaaagcaacaatacagctttttttttttaaagcttcaCAAGCTTATTCCTGAAACACCCATGGCCAGAAAAAAGGGAGTAACAGGCCTGCCCCCCAGCCATGTCCCAATTCCCTCCCTGCATCCCGCTAAgcccaccacagcagaaatgcaTTACCCGATGCAACAAAGCTCAAAGTTAGGAAAAGGATCAACACGCAGGACGATGTCCACCACGCGTGTTGCATACAGGTCATCAAAAAAAGGCAACCACAGTAATCCACTCCaactgtttggcttttttttttttttgattgactGTCCTGACTTTTCTGGTATCACCACCAGGGTGGAACATGCTAAAGGGCCGAGTCCTGTTCGAACAGCTATAACAAGGGTGTGCTGAATGGAGGAGGAGCGTCAGCCGCACAGGTCAGCTACTGAAACTCCGCCTCGTAGAGGAGCTGGTGGAACTTGAGCTTGATGGCGCTCTTCTTCTCGTAAGGCAGCCTCTTCAGGTACGGGACGAGGCTGAGGAGGAACATCTCGTCCTCCGCGCCCTCCAGTCCGTCCACCTGCCACCTGCGCTTCCGCCGCGGCCCCTGCCAGCCAGCGGGAGGGTCCATCTCGCTGTGCTCGCCCTCGATCTCATGGATGACGAAGCTGGGGTTGCTGTTCTCCATCTTCTCCTCGTCCTTCTCCTCCTCGTCCCGCTCCTCGTCCAGCTCGTCCATGGCCGTGCTGGTGTGGCTGGACCGCGACTGGATGAAGGGCGTGAGGAATGCCATCTGCCAGCTGTACTTCCAGCTGCGGTGGATGCCGCCCGAAGCTCTCCTCCGCTGCTCCGACCGCTTGTCTTTGATGAACATGTCCCTCAGGCTCTTCCATTTCCTCCGACAATCCTCCTctagacaacaacaacatccaTTTAGACATCCAAACATCATTatagacaggaaaaaaaacacggaATCTCAGTGAGAGCCTTTTGCTTCATATCATGAAATCCATCCTGAAAGCTGTCAATGACATGTATTTACGTGTGTCATAGCATttaaaatagctaaataaaaaaaattaacatgtcAAGAATGTCCAGTCATCTTGAAGCCTTAGTATTTACACAGCCTTTCAACAATAACTTCAAAGTTTACATTTCAATGACCATTTAGTTCCATTATATGTGAAAACTATTCCTTAAATCAATAACACTGTACATTTTAGCTACCATAGTATATATACACCTTTAACAGTTAAAAAgccaaacatggaaaaaaaggaaaacatgtaaTGTCAGCCAATAATAGTGTCATCCTTTGCAGATCCTCTGACTAATAAACATGAATTGGTTTAAGAGTGATGTGTAGGTATGGCAAAGTCTTAATGGCCATTTATCCACTTGAGGCCATTGGATCCTGAACACCAGCTACAAACTTAAGAAGCCAAAGATGTCTTGCACATCTTAGGAGGATGCTTACACTTACAGGGCTGGACTGTTGCTATTCATTTctagtaaattaaaaaaagattcagaaaaaaaaaaaaacaacacacatttcaaatattaattcACCAGACTGATCTTCCTTGTGTGTTTCCAGCACATTTGGTTTTGTATGAGTGGATTATTTATGGAAAGCTATTGATtgttttgtaatgcaaatattacaaatcaataaaacattctttacagaaatgtaattgCCATAGATTGACCCTTCTGACGTACACCGTCTAACACACTCGGTATTGAATGAGTAGGTCAGTTATATTGGAAGCTATTGAATTTTTGTAATATAAAACCCCACTTTTCTTTCCTTAAAATCCCTTCGAGAGGGTTTTAATACTCAATATTAATATCAAAACTAACTTTACCCCAGTGATCTTGATCTTGTTTACATCAATTTGAATTTGCTCAAACAATTAGTGCGCCTACAATACGACATTTAAAGTGTGCGTTTCTCCATACAACCATTTTACCAATAActtgaaatgtattaaataaatgtattaaatatccTTAGATAGGCTAGTTAGGTAGGCTATCACttgctggttagctagctagctaacactaAAACAACTGGGCCTAGGTACCGAGCATCAAGGTTCcataataatgacaaataaaaataactacagCGAGTTAGGTAACTACTTATCTAACTCGCTAAACCACAATCAAATAGTTGTTACAAAGATAAAAATGGCCATTCCAATGTTAATCCAGCAGACAACTAAGGTTAGTTAAAGCGTTAGCCAAGGTTGGCTATGCATAAGCACAATCCTGGTGCTAGCGCTGCGTCCTAAGAGTGCCTCTGAAAAAGCTTTTGCAGATAATAAAGATATTAAGAAACATGTCTATATTCCCCAATATCTGTagttgtctgtgtctgtggctaCTACGTACTACAAACTCCTGAGCATTGCGTTTTCTCCAACATGTTTATTTAGCAACACATTGCTAGCGTTAGCAAGGTAGTTCTTTTCACAAAGCAATCAAAACGTCAATCAAGCGTGATGTCACTGCTGGCTGCCCGTCTCCTTTTTTCAGAGCGCGTTCAAGTTTCCCCCTTACCAGGTAATTCCACCTGCAAACTGACAGCTCTCCACGCTTTCGCCTTTTTATCTGCGTCCTTGTACGAGCTCAAAGTGGAGTTGTACAGCTCAGGATAATCGGCCACCGCAGCTATAAGCCGTTCCTCCATGATCCGGCCGTTTGTCTTCGTCCACCCTCGGAGCATGGTTACTGGCTTGTGCGCCTGTGCGCAGAGGAGCTGCCGCAACGTCAATCGCTGGTGACGCAGAAAAAAGGCGGGGTTAGAGAGTTGATGAACCAATCGGCTTTCGGGTTGTGTTGGTCCGATCCGAAGAGGCAGAATTAGCAACAAACAAGCTAGGTGCAGTTAGTTATTGAATTTGTTATGCACCGTAGTTTAATTTAGCAAAACCAGTGGATTCCCATGCTTCATATATCTATAAGCACACGCTTCTGTTCTCGACTGCATACAAATTCCACATGTCTAGCAAAGATGGTAAAACAAAACGCAAGGTTGGTGCATCATCGGTCTTCGCACCTTGTTGGAAAGTGAGAGTATACATTTTATACCTACACATTTGGCTGTTTAGCGTGTGCTCATCTACATTTTGGTAGTTGTGCATCAATATActacaaacagaaatacataataaaagGTGATAGAATTTGGAGACTTCAGGTACTCCTAGACTTTTGCAGGAAAGGATCAGTAAAATCCTTAAAGTCATGCGCTCTTTGCAACATGACGaggtggccgagtggttaaggcgatggactgctaatccattgtgctctgcacgcgtgggttcgaatcccatcCTCGTCGAAAACTTTTGGCCCGCATTAGGATGACTAATAGTTTGACGCACAGATGTCTTCGTATCAGGCTTTCTGATTAGACGTAGGTACTCATAAAATAGCTAACAAGGAACATTTTCCTGAAAGTACTGATCATCaacataaattgtattttaacatcttttcttttaaatgtccCGTAAAACTGCcaacatttccatttaaaatctTGTAAATTAACAATGGTAGTATTCGTTATACTATTGTTCCCTTTCTTGCGTATAGAACAGGgagagtgaaataaaaatagtcATTTCTGCTATGTAAGAAAATTTTGATGTGATATCAAAAGATGAATGTGAGGCAAAAGTAAAGAATGTCAGCTTTTATTTCTGGGTAGGTTTATACTTATGAACAATAACACGTTTGCGTTCAATAACCCCGTTTAGGTGAGCATCGGTACACATATAAGTAAATTAAAGTATCATGAAAGTTGTTAATTGGTATGTTGGTATTATTTGGTATTCCGAGCATGCAAAAATAGATGTAATGatgcaaaaaaattatgtaatgtcAAGTGCACCTCAACATCTCCAGCAAACAATCGTGTGTTCCATCATTTTCTGATGAAGACACGGTTAAATTGAAAGCATTAACACaacttaaaattaaattaaaattaaccTCAGAGATATATAGTAAGTGTATgagccttttttaaaatttgtcattttcttgcTCAGAGTTTTTATTGTTATGATCTTGTCCAtgtgtggaaaagaaaaacactttgaCAAGCCAGCAAATGAGGGCATGAAAGTGATAATTATATGTGCAAATTAATGGCTGAAACAAAATCTCCAATTCATTTTGAACCACATGGATTCATGTTTGGTACCAAGAACATTGCACAGTATTGAATGCAGAGCTCTGTGTCAGACAGTCCCCATACTGTGAAGATCAATGCATCTGTGCAGTATCAATCAAAGGAGAAAAAGGCCAATGGCTACTTCAAACCAATGCAGTTGTAGACTTAGCTTGGGAATTGGTTCCATCCAGTAAGGCATCAAGTCTCTGTACAGTGACTTGGATATTGCAGAAGTCCAGCATTTATGCCCATCTGTGGCATACTGGCTGAACTGGCTGAACTTTACATCTGGCTGGACTTTACAGGATATGACATCATGCGGTCATAGCATTCGCTGTTCAGCGATGCATTGTAGGTTGTGGTCCTTATGATTACCAggcaaaaagacaaaagcagtAATCTCTTCTGCTTGGGctaggaaaaaggaaaaagacaaataaatatatcaatatatatacaaaaatggGATAAATTATAATTTCTTAAagccattttcacttttttatttgttaatttaatcTCATTTGCTTCTACTCTATGTATACCATTTATTCATATCATAAATCTTTTTCTATAAATGTTTTGCTCAAAAAAGCTACTTCTGATGTAAATACAGGGTAAGATTGTagactgataaaaaaaaaaaaaaaaaaaaatcatggcaaACCCATGTAAAAACGTATGCATTGAAAAGGCGCCTTATTTACTTTGGTCATTTGCTCCAGGAAACACAATAGTTTATTGTTCATCTTCCAGGTAGCCCTTATTATGTGAGCCTGCAGTTCTGTGCTTAGTATGGAGGGGGGAGGCCCTAGGCCCAGCAGCTCGTAGCGAACTCGTGGTCCCATAATCTGTGTTCTTCTGTGAGGAAAGCTGCAGTCTCTCTGCCCCCTTCTCCAATGCAGGGGCTTCATCAGTACCCCTGTGCCTCAATCCCTGTGAATGAAGCAAGTCAAGTCTCTGATCACTGACAGCATATtgagagttaaaaaaaaaattcaaaagatagtgtgtattttaatacaaatcaCAGTTTACACATTACTACTGGCTCCTTCACTGGTACACCATAAATGCCTTTGGAGTATTGATGTGTGGGACCTAACTGTacctgatttatttttattatgtacatACCTCTTTCTTATCACGATGATATTCGTCAATCGCATACTGGTATTTGGCCGCGTTAAGCCCAACTAGGTTTGCCAGTTTCTCCCCTAGAAAATCACAGGCTAGGACCAAATGAAGAAGgataggaaaaaaatacagaatatttaatttacattatactTACTATAAAGTGAGTGCAAATTTTCTCAGCTGGCGATTGGGAGATACCTCTAGATTCAATTTAATATTGGGGCTTATCCTCCAAAGCAGTACTACTTTTGTAGTACTATCTATTTCTTCCTCTTGAGGGAGATTAAATAGAAAACTACAGACATGTAAAAGAAGTGCAGTTGCCATATACTCACTCCGTAATGACTTCTTTCCGAATTTCACCCACAAAAACGATGAATATTCCCTCCATGAAAGCTGAGCCTACAATGAAAAAGTAGAGCCATAACAACACTAGTGCATCTTACCTGTTATACACATGTTTCAGTAAGAACAGAAGTAAGAGATATTATTGAGATATTAAAAGTGTATTAAGAACATTAAGGGAACAAAAGAACATTataatgatgacaaaaaaagtCATCCGTCCCATCCTGGCTCATCATTCTACCAGAttttataataacaacaattaaTGAATGCCATGTTTTATCATCTTAAGGCATAAATAGAACAAAGCTAATTAGgtaatactactactattactacaaATAATAATGCAC
This window harbors:
- the LOC118792515 gene encoding MADF and BESS domain-containing protein; translation: MEERLIAAVADYPELYNSTLSSYKDADKKAKAWRAVSLQVELPEEDCRRKWKSLRDMFIKDKRSEQRRRASGGIHRSWKYSWQMAFLTPFIQSRSSHTSTAMDELDEERDEEEKDEEKMENSNPSFVIHEIEGEHSEMDPPAGWQGPRRKRRWQVDGLEGAEDEMFLLSLVPYLKRLPYEKKSAIKLKFHQLLYEAEFQ
- the LOC118792555 gene encoding protein FAM177A1; its protein translation is MNLEQEKETDFGGASVSQQRRVIYFANGETLEEDSSDEEDSAPHREPFTDAKDPAQLSWREYSSFLWVKFGKKSLRTCDFLGEKLANLVGLNAAKYQYAIDEYHRDKKEGLRHRGTDEAPALEKGAERLQLSSQKNTDYGTTSSLRAAGPRASPLHTKHRTAGSHNKGYLEDEQ